DNA from Antennarius striatus isolate MH-2024 chromosome 1, ASM4005453v1, whole genome shotgun sequence:
GAATTCATCAATCGTGAATTAATTTTACAAGCACATCAACTCAAActctaaatgaatgaattttatagTATGAGAAGACATATCAAAGGTTTCATTTTATATGTGAGTCCAATGACATAAATGTCATCAAATCTGAATCAACATTACTCCTTTAGAACATGAACCAGATCTATGATCCAACTGCAAAACATAATGACCACAAATATAGATTTTAAATGGATCTGTCtcctgtttctctgtctctgacaGCTTAGTTACATGTTGTAGGCCAGTGGACATCCTGTTGGTCAAACCCGGCCCACTAGAGGCCTTAATCTGGACCACAAAGCTTTCgacaaaatggaaataatgcCAACAAAGGGATTTCGAACAGATACCATGTGTCTGTCTCAGCTGAACCACATGAGTCCTGAAAGAGCCCGGCCTTATCCTCAGCCACCCAGAGGAGCTTTGACAGTTTTACAAATAATTCAGCACTGGAATAAATTCAAGGTGAGAAGCTTTTCCTGTCGTGATGATTGCAAAACAAAGATTGATGGTGGATGTGATCTGCATgacacggtggcacagtgggtagtgtggttgcctcacagcaagaaaggtTCCATTCCTTTCCGTATGAGATGTGTATGTTCTCTGTGAGTCTGCGTGAGTTCCTTTTGgattctccagcttcccccccacctccaaaacatgcagtttaggtcaAATGGTAACACGAAagtgtccgtaggtgtgagtggttcTTTGTTTATCTAGTTGCCACATGATGAGCTGGTGGCTCTTCTGGAGTGTCTCCTCTCttttgcccatagccagctgaggTAGGCTTCAGCAGACCTACGACCCGCAGGGTGGAAAAGAGGCTGAATATGTGATGAtcgtaatttaatttaaatcgtAATCAATGATTTAAATGGTATTTTTTTGATTATTCAAGTTTAATTCAAGCTGCAGGCCTCTTCAGAGGAGAACAGATTCCTTACCGTCCTGTAGTGTGACCATTACCATAGATGGGCACCTCAATGCCACTCTGAGACTCAGTGGTCTTGTCATGGCCTCTTGGTCTTCCTTTGGTGTGAAGATCCAGACCTCTTCCCATGAGATGCTGTCTGGTATCTCATGGTTGACATCTACCTCACTTGGTAATGGGGGAAATGGTGTCCAGTGTTTTGCCTTTTCTTGTGACTCTGTTTTGTCTCCCCACGTCTGTGTTGTGTTGACCAGGACGGGGCGACCCAAGACTCTCTCTGCCTGAACAGTTTGCTAGTGAACCATCCTCCTCAAAATGGCTGTGCTCATGTTCTGGCAACCCACTCTCCTCCCTGTGGTGGACTCATCTGTAAGAAAACACCTACTGTTGTTGTATTGCAACCTGCATCAACAATTGACTATTTTTGAACAACAGACTGTATTTTATACATGTCCTCCTTGTCTTTCTGCTGCATTTTGGGCACTTATACATGtctaattataataaaatcagCTTGTCAAGAtaaggtaaaaataaaacatactaAGACACCTCATGACTGTTCttcagtggtttttttttaggtgtacAAAAATGTGGTGGGAccagtgatgttttttttttctatgtttctgtgtatattattctaatataaatttagaaaatgtatattaatatgctagtgtactccagggaggagttgatgtccatgagggtcaaaggagacccagcaacacgcgatctcatccgcGCAGAGCTCcaacggagatatcgcggatgccgagcgggtcgcgttgaaagggctagactaacggctagagccgctaaccggaggagagtcaagcccgggaccgggacacgaacaccgtcggtgagaagaaaggaggtggattaatcatctataccaacgatagatggtgccatccagGACATATGATGGTGAAATCaaccacagccagtgatcatagagggcagtgaggtggaggtggtaggaaactataagtacctgggactgcggctagacagcagactggactggtcactcaactcggactgtgtgtacaagaaggggcagagcaggatgtacttcctgaggaggctggcctccttcaacatctgtcctaagctccttctcatgttctatcagtccgtagtctccagtgtgctgtcatacgccattgtgtgttggggtgggggggccaggaaaagagatatggaccgtcttagcAGATTCATCCGtagagtgggctcagtggtcgggctgagcctggactctgtggagacagttctggagagcaggaccatgtctaaagttatggctacatgaacaacaccagccaccccctacacaccaccttctcccagcagagaagcaccttcagcggcagactgctgtcacacagcgcctccacagagaggctgaggtcctccttcatgccccgtgccatcagggggtacaatgactctctcaggaggagcggggggggaggcggcgaggtcagcacggggttgaacggatttaatgtaattttatactgtttatattttagttatagtttagtatataagtcctgttaatgctacatgtgtctgttagtgtagtgtatgtcttgtatgtcctgtgatgtcagtgtttctttttctcctggtgtttatccagtatttattcgttatgtaatgcctgagcagtgaatatgtacaatttcctccgggattaataaagtatctatccatcaatgttgtttggtctagagacagtatcaGTGAGGAAacgacaggagacagagctggaggtagcagagatgaagatgctgaggttctctttgggagtgaccaggaaggataggatcaggaatgagtacatcagagggacagcacatgttggaggttttggagataaagtcagagaggccagactgagatggtttggacatgtccagaggagagatagtgaatatattggtagaaggatgctgagttttgaactgccaggcaggaggcctagaggaagaccaaagaggaggtttatggaggtagtgaaagaggacatgaagttagttggtgtgagagaagaggatgcagaagacagggttagatggaggacactgatacgctgtggcgacccctgaagggaaaagccgaaaggaaaagaagatatatAATTGTGGTTTCCCTCCGATTTGACTTAAACAAGACACTCAACaggaaattatattttcttaCAATTTGCCccatttttgttaaaatgtaaaaaaaaaaaagtagaagaagaaaaaaaagcctttttgaTCAGGCAGATTAAAAGGCTTTTGTGATTATCTGAGGGAGCAGACTGACACAGGGTAATGTAGTTTTAATGCGCAAAGAGAACTTTTGAAACATCACCTGATGCAAACGCAGAATAATTAGTCTCATTCTATATAAGGAATGATGAGCACGCGCTCAATCAGACGCAGAAGCCGAACAGGATATCCGGTTCAGCCGGAAGTCAAGCTGCCTCCGCTCCCACAGAGATGGACGCGTTCCTCACGGTCTAGTAGCCGCCGTCCCGTCCAGCAGTTTGGTTTTTCACCGGGGTGGAGGTCTTCTACCGAGGCCGGTTGCTGTCCTGTTGGCTACTGATAAAATATGTCGTTATTTACGTCCGTCTCGGGTCAGCAGGCGATCTGAGTTGTGTTTTTAGCTAGCTGCTAGCCGGCTAGCGCGTTAGCCGCGGAGCTCGGACGAACCGTTGTTGAGCCGCTAACCAAAGAGGAGAGCCGCCTTCTGCTTTCAGCAGCGGAACGTTAACCGGTGACGCCGCGCCTCGATGCCCGAGCAAGGCCCCAGGATGAATGGATTCTCTCTCGGTGAACTCTGCTGGCTGTTCTGTTGTCCACCCTGTCCCAGTCGAATCGCGGCCAAGCTAGCCTTCCTCCCACCGGAGCCCACGTACTCCCTCCACACCGATGCTAACGGGGTGACCAGCCTCCATCTAACCGAGCGGGCGGACTGGCAGTACTCCCAGAGAGAGCTCGACGTGGTGGAGGTCCTGAGCACCAGGAGCAGCCGGGGGAACCGTGTGGGATGCATGTTTGTGCGCTGCGCCCCGAACAGTCGGTACACGCTGCTGTTTTCCCACGGTAACGCCGTGGACCTGGGGCAGATGTGCAGCTTCTACATCGGCCTGGGCTCCAGGATCAACTGTAACGTGTTCTCCTACGACTACTCGGGCTACGGAGTCAGCACCGGCAAGCCGTCAGAGAAGAACCTGTACGCGGACATCGAGGCGGCCTGGCAGGTGCTGAGAAACAAGTGAGTGTGATCCACCAGCGAGCTGCTCTGTCATGTCGGAATCaacaccttttatttatttaatgacaCGATCCGTCCCTGAGACATTCCCACACACCGGCTGTAACCTCCACACTACCACTCCAAACAGGTGCAGGCCCAGGGTTCCCACCAGCTTCAGAAGCCCTTCCTTatctaaaacacacaaaggtgcCAGAACAAATTAAATGAGTCGATCCCTACATTTGTGTGGGATTCTTGTATACATTTAATTGTCTCCTTTGTGACTGACTATGCATATGTATCTCATCCGTCTCACAATCTTTTCCCTATCTTCTGTTTTAAAGGCGTTCGCTTTGGGCGTTGACAAACGTCTGCACTAGTAACTCCTGCCTCTTTTCTGTGACGATAGCATAGCTTTATTTGCGCtgtaattaaacacacacatcatcaaactgatttgaatacatttttcagaAGTACCAGGAACTACCGGGAATTATTTTACCCAGGTAAATAAGTTGCTGATTATAAAAGTTCCTGGGAATATTGGTGGAAAAGGGTGTCTTGACTGCAGGATGGGGGAATGTCTGGTTGGGATCCCCACTTCCTGGTCTTTAGTTTGCATATGGAATGAAGGCACGCTACCATAGAATGCAGCTTCATTGTTTTGTGGAACACTAGCTGGAAGTTGTGCTATCCAGATCAGTGAAACATGGCATTCAGAGGCTTGGAGCCGACACCAGCTGTCCCACACAGCAGGGCTCATTCTACAGGTGCTGGCAGGAGGGGGCACACGAGAGGGGGAGGGGACCACATGCTACAAACAGAAGTGAAtagcaacatttttttaaactaatctGCAACagcatttatgtatttttgaaaGATTCCCATTCATTTACCAAACAAGCCAATAAACAGTGCCGACAAATTGCGGATACAGGACACGGTGCAAATCGTGCTTCATCTCTGTATTTGCAAAGCAAATAAATTCCTTTCAGACCATGAAAACGTCACTCGAACAAACATCACTGTATTCCCCATGTTAAAACCACAGGATGTTAACAGCGGCGTACCAACTCCCCTCTAACAGTAAGGCAGCAACAGTCAAACTATATTAGGTTAAAAATGTAGTCTGGAATCAAGTAAAGAACCACAATGACAGGTTTTCCTTAGTCTTGTTGAAGAAGTGTGTCATCTCTGATCTCATCtgttttttggtggtggtgaAGTGATGCCTGCAGAACTGCGGCCCCTACCGGCATCTGGTTCACAGGCAGGTCAACCAGTTCAATTGAGATTTAAGCAGGAACAACTCTGTTAGCTTCTTTTATAATATTAGTTATTACAAAACTTCATCACCTCCTGACCTTAATGTGCTTTAAACTCGTAAATCTGAGACTCAGCTGCAGGAGTTGGTGTTTATCCTTTCTATCTGGACGGGTCTCGTTGACCTTCTAAAAATTCCACTCTTATTTTTCATCTACAACAAAAACACCTTCCGCAAATCATTGCACCCTTTAAACTCTCACCCCTCCAGTTTAAAGTATATCTAAGAACTTAGTCTGCATCCCTCTAATGGCCAACACAAGTGGTCATGGAGAACGAGGGAGTGAATGTGATTCACTATCAGTGGGGAAACCTGAGACTGGGAGGATGCACATAACTGCTCTATTCTATCAGAGATGGATGAGAAGCAGAAACTAACGTCCTGGTCTGCAGCCTTCAGTCACTCCCTGTTCTTGTTCTTGATGAATGTTTGGGCTTGAAAAGCTCATTTCACACAAATTCACCTTGGAGTTTCTGCAAAATGTGTCGACTCATCGCCCTGTTGACATTCCTCCTGATTGGAGAGGGCTGCCCCCACTACCAGAACTGAAACTGGAAACCCAACCCAGTCACCCAGTGTGTGGGAATAGCtctaaacaaataaattaagaagCTTGTGCTCTGCATGTTttgtaaaatgaagaaaaaaaatgcttaaaataaCTGCAAGTGCTGCAAAGATCTTGTGCTCGCCAGAGAAATGTTTATCAGCTTGTCAAAAACCCCAAACTGATCAAACTAGCTGTTAGTGGCCCCCACTAGCAGAACGGTAACCTCAGCAGTGTTGTTGCTGACCTGATGTCTGAACATCCTCTGTTTACACATGAAAGCTTGTTCTCCCTACCAACCCCTCCGTGCCAGTTGTTCTCCTCTCCAAGCCAGACAGGCCTGCTATTCAAAATATTAGAAGCTTTGTTTGGAAGAAATTTAAACCAAAGGAAATGTTTTGAATCTACCAGAGACTTCTTTTCATACCCCGATCTCCTGATATCAGTCATTTCTGGCCCCGCGGTCAGATAAAACATCCCACGTCTGCAGGGAGGCGGGCCCCAGCTCTCACTGGTTTGTTTATCTGCAGAGAGAACTGAACATTGCCtcagatttttttgtcaatacctgcaaaatatattttatactaAAACTAAAATTCATGGCATCTTGGGTGAATGTCATAGAGGCTGGGAAAGATGAGTGAAGGACTGACTTATGTGATGTTGTATGGAATAAGAGTTTATCTGCTAGACTTAGACCCAGATCGATCCGATTCGAACTCATATCGCCTGCAGTATTCTAAATCCAGGCTGCGTAAAATTTATTACGTTTCCTCATGCTGTGACAGCTGCTCAATTCCAGCACTCACTCACGTTAGTGTCGTGAAATAAACTCTTAAAAGCAATCCTGGCCTGACGCCTCggctcatttttcttcttttcaggtTCCTTTGACGGGATCAAAATGTCTTAATAAATGAGTTTGACTCGTCTCGGTGTTGTGCAGGTACAACGTCACGCCTGAGAACATCATCCTGTACGGCCAGAGCATCGGCACGGTGCCCACCATCGACTTGGCTGCTCGCTATGAATGTGCTGCTGTCATCCTACATTCGCCGCTCATGTCCGGGCTGAGGGTGGCGTTCCCCGACACACGGAAGACCTACTGCTTCGATGCCTTCCCCAGGTGAGTCACACGCACACAGTGTTACCGGTGTCGCTGGCTGGTTCTGGTAAATCAGGACCCGTTTTTATCTCTATACTTTTGTTGATTTCCACTGGATCTGATCTGTTTATTCTTCTTGGGCATTTGTACAACTGGAGACAGGGTCGTGTTTATCACTGTACCACTGTTTTCATTGGGTACAGTTGGGCCTGCAGGCAGGTGAATCCAGCCCCCGGTTTATAACTGCTTAGCCATGCTGAGGTCATCCATGCAGAATGTGATTTCATTGTGTTGCTGAAGTAAGCAAGGCCTTTCCTGTAAAAGACGTCACCCACTTGGCAGCAAATGTTGCTTCAAACCTGAATAGATCATTACTATTAATAAAAGCTTCACTGATGGGAAGTTACCTTTGACAACTGTAGgaatcccccctcccccatgcTGGCCGTTTAGCTGTGTGTTGATAAGAAGCTAGATGGTTCTTCACTTCCTCATTAGCCTGGAGGACCAACATCCCTGATTTCCGTCTTAAATAAACTTTGAGTCGGTGACGAACAATGTACACAATGTCTGGCTTTAAGAGATGTTACTGAGACCATGCCACCACAGAatcctgtgtgtttttaatgcagtaATGTTACTACAGAATCTAATGATTTGACACAGTTCAGGTTTTTCTGTACTGATAACATCCTGTCAGTCCCAACCCTTATAGTGTATGTGATGTCTTTGCTCAGTGTCGGGATACGTTGCTGTAGGTGTTCTCTCAGTAGAGCTGAGggctcacacacattcagatgCCGCGAGTTACACATCCAATAATTCAGTCACTAAGCATCTGTCCAGGGAACAGTACTTATTTTTAATTCCATCTGGAATGAAATTGGCTCTCTGTGATTTGCCAGCATTAAACCTCCATCTGAACATTAGGGCAGTGTGCAGGCTGAGCTCCAACAGCAAGTTATGATCCGGCATGATGACTGATTCATTTGTATGCATAGTGGGGACGGGAGCTTTGCACTCTTCCATCCAAGCCACAACAGAACTGACCACAGTCATTTAGTATGGAACTTAGTTTTGCCCGATTAAAGTTGCATTCATTCAGTTTCCATACAGCTTTTCTGCTTTCGCGGGTCACAAGGGTTGCTGAGGGTTGCCCCTAAGTCCCagcagacttttattttttaaccggTCTAAGCCTTATCATTAAATTCCACAACTGTTATTGTGTCATTGAAGTCCTGCTGTGTCTTTATTAACACTTTTTCAACCAAAAAGGTATCAGTTCACCCTAAATTTCAGGTGTTCAAGCATTCTCCCGAACAGCTGATGAAAACGAGGCCTTACATTGAAGCAAACCAAGCCAGATGTTTGCTTGTGTCGCATCATTATCACAGCATAACCCAAGCCTTCAGACCTTCGTGTGTGTGAGCTGCCATTGATGTTATCTTGTGGTGCACGTACACACATAAAACGGATATTTAGTGACTGAAATGAACCTGAAGGGATCAAATCATGTTTTCAGATCAGTTTGGGGTTTTGTGGCTTTCTGGAGTTTTGAACTACGTtttctgaaatgtgttgttttagtTTCCCCATTGGCGTCCTTCTGTTTCATTGCAGAGCGTTACTTGTTTCCCATAAATATTTTGTGGACCACAAAACTTCCCCTGCTTTTGTGTCTTTCCCCTCTGCAGTATTGACAAGGTGTCTAAGGTGGCGTCCCCAGTGCTCGTGATCCATGGCACCGAGGATGAAGTGATAGACTTCTCCCACGGTCTTGCCATGTACGAGCGCTGTCCTCGTGCCGTGGAGCCCCTGTGGGTGGAGGGAGCCGGACACAACGACATCGAGCTCTACGCTCAGTATCTGGAGAGACTCAAGCAGTTCATCTCTTTCGAGCTTCCTACATCCTGAGGGGAGCCGAGCCGGTCAGGCTTCATCTCAACTCACTCGACAAGCCTCCTCCTTACCATCTCCAAACATCCTCTCAGCAGGGGGGGGTCAGTGAAAAGCCACCACACTGTTTGCCTCCCGTCCTCCGAGCCGTTTCAGGATGGGACTGTGCAGCAGGCTGGAAGAGGAGGTTGTTTTTAGATTGTTGAGATGCAGCTGAGGCTAACTCCAGTACCAGCCAGGCGTGAAGGGTTAAGCTAACACAGTGCGTTTCCAAGTCCTGGCTGGAGCTCCTACATGTGGCCACAGATTGCCAATGGACTCCGGGCTAAGACAGCGTTTGCACCCACTGTGTAATCTGGATTCATTTTCCACTTCAGatctcagcccccccccccccccccttcgtGAACCCAGGCTGTCTTTCACACCTTTTATATATCAGTGTCTTACTCATTTCattcttctttcctcttttccttccaCAATcccttgttttttgtattttgactgAGCCTCCACAGAGTTCAAGCTTGATCTcatgttttctattttatgCCAGGTGAAAAAGTGTCGATTTTTGCACCTCAAGAtgtaattagttttttttattcattgtatttTACGTTTTTTTAAGTTATGATTCAGGGTTGATTCAATAATTGCACTTTTAATGTGCAGGTATTTTCAGgtaaaaatgtctgtttttgaaCACGTGCACTGTATGTTGATCTCTCTTGTTTTACATTccatattttttcttgattgCATCAAGTTTTTTTAAAGGGCATGTGTTCTTATAAACGGTTACCAGAGTGCAACTTGGCATATCTGAGTTTTGTAGCTAATCTTTTTCGTATCGATGCATGCTGCTCTCCCATACCAAGAGCCACTGACGCCATTTAGAAGTGTAAAAATTGACTAGACCTTGCTTTTGCAAACACACGTAACAGTTATGGGAGAAATTTACTCTAATTCATGAATACTTTAGATCCACTGATAATTTTGGCATTAAAAACTGTACTGATAAATCTTGCATGTTGATTGTAGTTGTGCAATTGAAGGGACGGCGtactgacaacacacacagcctccGTTTGAAGGTATTCACTGTGAATATTTGCtcaatttgtcatttcaaacagCGAATAAAGCCTTATGTTTGTAGATAATTCAGTCCTGTTGACTACCGCGAGGCTCTTGTGGTTTTCAGCGGGACTGACGATTGCTGCTATTCATCAGAAGAGTCCATCAGTCAATCAGTGACAGCCGCATAGTTGAGGGAAACGACAGGAATGTTCTGAGACTGAAATCACCCTATTATCCCCCGATGGAGACGGCCAGGTATGCCCTCGCTCTGCTGTCTGCTCAGCCCTCTCATAGTTCCCTTTTGTTCCAGTTCTGACTTGAAAAACATCTGGAAGAATCACAAAGACAAACTGGAACACTGGAAGACGGCACATGCAAATCGCTTCACGGTCGTTGACATTTCAACTTCTTCTCCTGTAATTTAAAAACGCTAAATGAAGTTAGAAACTAAAAGTTTAAGAAGGTGATAAATCTACTGTAGTAAAAGCATAGAAGGATCATTTGTGGGGGAAATGTGCATAGCAGCTTCTGATGATCATGTGATCTTTGTTTTGCTGTGACGTTATTTGTCCGTTGAGTATTGGTGTGTTCACATGATCACTAACTACGACTGACTTTTCTGGATTAAGAGCCTTCGATCACGCCCTCGACACGTCTGTCCTCTTTTTGAAGGAAATGAAAACCCTGCTTTAGTCCTGATTGTTTTGATACGGATGTTTTTACGAGGTTTTCCACTTTAAATGTTGATAGATTTACACTGTCTGAAGCCGGTTTGTACTATAATCCTCTGTGATGGTATACTTCTGTATCTACTTGATTAGCCCTTGTACTGGGATGTCTAGTCTCATTGATTTTAACATGAAtcaaaatatgcaaatgatgGCAGATTAAGTTTGTATAATCTGATTTTGGTAATAGTAAAGCAGATTAATAAAGCCTTAAAATGTGTTCGATTGTCATATACATGTGGTTGTTACAAGACGACacatttgatgttttaatgCTTCTAGTGAATAAAGGATGCATGGAACAGAGTCCGACCACattgccttttttttgtgttggagAATTTGAAGGTCATTCTGCAGGATGTCAACCTAATTGTGATGAAAACAAGTCTACGAAAGTATGACTGATACAAAGATATCCGCTGGGAAACATGATGGAGGATGGAAACAAGCGTCGGGAGTCCAGAACTGTTTGTCCAGTGCCTTTTTTGACTGCTTTAGGGACACTTTCATTGCAGAGACTTGCTCAAATGAGCTGAGCTAATGTTAGCGGAACTGCCTACAGACTCCCCGATGCCCTGTTTGCCCAAAAGTGATTGGGATATGATGATCTTTAATACTAAAGTGCTTCATTCAGCAGGTCTGTTTGTTTCAGAGAGGAGGACCTCTCTGCCCATTGAACTCTGAGTGAACCCTCACCGGGAACCAGGCTGAGTTATCATTAGTACCAACCagtaataaaatacaaaagatgGCGAAAGAGAAATCTGGAGTCAacttattaaaaaatatcattgctaatattaaatatttctggACGGCTGACTGCTCTCAAGGTGTGCTGACTAGAAGCTTGCCGTTGTACTTTCAGTTCAAAATtagaaatagaaacacacacacaatatgtaGACTGTACTCTTCCTTTGGGCGTGGCCCGTTAGGGGTCTCCACAGTGTGTCATCCTTCTCCatgtcatcttcatcctcctctcttaacACCAACTATCCTCATGttttcctcactacatccatccaccttctctttggccTTCCTCTAGCCATCTTTCCTGTTAgcttcatcctcatcacccttttACCAGCATCCTCAtcatttctcctctggacatatccaaaccatcagggtctgctctctctaactttgtctccagaacatctcaccttggctgttcctctgatgaactcatctctgatccaacctggtcactcctagagaacctcaacatcttcatttcctccacctccagctccgcttcctgtcctctgtcctcaccactgtctctaatcagtccatcatggctgtcctcaacattgtctctaatccatccatcatcgctgtcctcaccactgtcgtTAATCCGGCCATCATGGCTGTCTTCGCCACTGCCTCTAGTCCATTACAACAACCCTATGTTCTCATGTCATGCTGCTGTAGGATCTGCTTCATGGAGACTTGTTTGTGTTCTCCTGCACACTTCAGTAGAAACGCGTTTCTGATGCCTTTCTATCAGTCTGTCCATTCTCCCCTGACCTCCTGCGTCATCCACAGAACTGACACGCTCtggatatttttctattttaaaatcgTTCTCTGCAAAACCTAGAGATGttggtgaataaaaaaaaaaaagttcctgaaaCGCTTGGACTATCCCATCTGGCAGCCATACCACTTCTAAATACTTAAatcccttcttttttctttttttttccggaATCTTGGTCTGTCTTGCAGCGACACCTCTTGAACATATCTCCATGCCTAAATACATTGAGGTGCGTTAAATTTTCCACGAACAAGCAGTTTAACGTCCAGTGAGTTTTTacgtgagtttgtgtgtgtgctcactgaTCCaaaagacaggaggagaggtTTGATCTACCTTGGTGTAGAATTAGAGCCAATAGGGACAATGGAAGCAGAAGCAGGGCTCTCCTCATAAAGGAGGTGATTTTCATGAGGGACTACAAAGCTGCCCTCCCCTGATCCATCACGGACTCGCTCTCATCTAGCTTTGTGTTTTGCTAGTATCTGTGTCATCACTGGTAGCATGAGGTGGTGTATGTTTCTGACCACGCTCAGGACCAGCAACACAAGGGGGCCTGAGGGCCCAACATCAACCAGGAGAACCAACACCAAAGATCC
Protein-coding regions in this window:
- the abhd17c gene encoding alpha/beta hydrolase domain-containing protein 17C, producing MPEQGPRMNGFSLGELCWLFCCPPCPSRIAAKLAFLPPEPTYSLHTDANGVTSLHLTERADWQYSQRELDVVEVLSTRSSRGNRVGCMFVRCAPNSRYTLLFSHGNAVDLGQMCSFYIGLGSRINCNVFSYDYSGYGVSTGKPSEKNLYADIEAAWQVLRNKYNVTPENIILYGQSIGTVPTIDLAARYECAAVILHSPLMSGLRVAFPDTRKTYCFDAFPSIDKVSKVASPVLVIHGTEDEVIDFSHGLAMYERCPRAVEPLWVEGAGHNDIELYAQYLERLKQFISFELPTS